A window of Ruania suaedae contains these coding sequences:
- a CDS encoding proteasome assembly chaperone family protein, whose amino-acid sequence MSDPRELYRVVEDPPELHEDESPVLVHAMQGSIDAGHAGHLLARHLTEKLPSRRLLEFDVDRLVDYRSRRPVMTFDEGTWTEYDQPELVVDLVRDDDGAPMLLLHGMEPDLQWERFVRAVGTVVEDYRVGLTIGVHGIPMGVPHTRPLTVTAHASRGELIEAYPNYFSRVQVPGSAAALLELRLGQEGRDAMGFAVNVPHYLAQSEYPQAAAELVRHVTRVSGMSLPVGDLEASGAQVRGEVDRQVSESEEVTAVVRALERQYDSFVEASDDETRQALRPAMEELPSAEELAAQFEAFLAGREEPDGDR is encoded by the coding sequence ATGAGCGATCCCCGGGAGCTGTACCGCGTGGTCGAGGACCCGCCGGAGTTGCACGAGGACGAGTCACCGGTGCTCGTGCACGCCATGCAGGGTTCGATCGATGCCGGCCACGCCGGGCACCTGCTGGCGCGCCACCTCACCGAGAAGCTGCCGTCGCGGCGGCTGCTGGAGTTCGACGTCGACCGGCTGGTGGACTACCGCTCGCGCCGGCCCGTCATGACCTTCGACGAGGGCACCTGGACCGAGTACGACCAGCCCGAGCTCGTCGTCGACCTCGTGCGTGACGACGACGGCGCCCCGATGCTCCTGCTGCACGGGATGGAGCCGGACCTGCAGTGGGAACGATTCGTGCGTGCCGTCGGCACGGTGGTCGAGGACTACCGCGTGGGGTTGACCATCGGCGTGCACGGGATCCCGATGGGCGTGCCGCACACGCGCCCACTCACGGTGACCGCCCACGCCTCGCGCGGGGAGCTGATCGAGGCCTACCCCAACTACTTCTCCCGGGTGCAGGTACCCGGCAGCGCCGCAGCGCTGCTCGAACTGCGGCTCGGCCAGGAGGGGCGCGATGCGATGGGCTTCGCCGTCAACGTGCCCCACTACCTGGCGCAGTCGGAGTACCCCCAGGCTGCCGCCGAACTGGTCCGGCACGTCACGCGCGTGTCCGGGATGAGCCTGCCGGTGGGTGACCTGGAGGCGAGTGGCGCGCAGGTGCGAGGCGAGGTCGACCGCCAGGTGTCGGAGTCGGAGGAGGTCACCGCCGTCGTCCGGGCGCTGGAGCGCCAGTACGACTCCTTCGTGGAGGCCTCCGACGACGAGACGCGGCAGGCGCTGCGACCGGCGATGGAGGAGTTGCCCAGCGCCGAGGAGCTCGCGGCCCAGTTCGAGGCCTTCCTGGCCGGCCGGGAGGAGCCCGACGGCGACCGGTGA
- a CDS encoding cold-shock protein, with the protein MAQGTVKWFNAEKGFGFIAQDGGGDDVFVHYSAIQSDGYRTLDEAQRVEFEITQGPKGPQAESVRAV; encoded by the coding sequence ATGGCACAAGGAACCGTCAAGTGGTTCAACGCGGAGAAGGGCTTCGGCTTCATCGCCCAGGACGGCGGCGGCGACGACGTCTTCGTCCACTACTCCGCCATCCAGTCGGACGGCTACCGCACCCTCGACGAGGCGCAGCGGGTGGAGTTCGAGATCACGCAGGGTCCGAAGGGCCCCCAGGCGGAGAGCGTCCGCGCCGTCTGA
- a CDS encoding spermidine synthase translates to MPRRSASRRGGSSTPARSTGTAAVQALPAGPVPTSMTTVELTTDSADPTGVMMLLDGAESSHLDLADPRRLLFEYMQQMMAALEEMFDPGARLRAVHLGAAGCAFPRAVDATWPGSRQLAVEIDARLAEYVRQWFDLPRSPALRIRVADAREAIEGVHPGSKDVIVRDVFAERRPPAHVCTVEFTQAAAAALDAHGVYLLNTADRPPLDHARREVATVLEVFPHVAVVAEPAVLKGRRYGNLVVIASMSPLPEASLDRRMRTLPVPATLLVGGRLGELVGTFPPLRDPSAPPAS, encoded by the coding sequence ATGCCGCGACGCTCCGCCTCCCGCCGCGGGGGCTCGTCCACCCCCGCGCGTTCGACGGGGACCGCTGCGGTGCAGGCACTGCCGGCAGGTCCCGTCCCGACCTCGATGACCACGGTAGAGCTGACCACCGACAGTGCGGATCCGACGGGCGTGATGATGCTGCTCGACGGGGCCGAGAGCTCCCATCTCGACCTGGCCGACCCCCGCCGGCTGCTGTTCGAGTACATGCAACAGATGATGGCCGCGCTGGAGGAGATGTTCGACCCGGGCGCCCGGCTGCGGGCCGTTCACCTGGGTGCCGCGGGGTGTGCCTTCCCCCGCGCGGTGGACGCCACCTGGCCGGGCTCGCGCCAGCTGGCCGTCGAGATCGATGCCCGGCTCGCGGAGTACGTCCGGCAGTGGTTCGACCTGCCGCGCTCGCCGGCGCTGCGGATCCGCGTCGCGGACGCGCGGGAGGCGATCGAGGGCGTGCATCCCGGGAGCAAGGACGTCATCGTCCGGGACGTGTTCGCCGAGCGGCGACCACCCGCGCACGTGTGCACGGTCGAGTTCACCCAGGCCGCCGCGGCGGCCCTGGACGCCCACGGCGTGTACCTGCTCAACACCGCCGACCGGCCGCCGCTGGACCACGCCCGTCGCGAGGTGGCCACCGTGCTCGAGGTCTTCCCGCACGTCGCCGTGGTCGCCGAACCTGCGGTCCTCAAGGGCCGCCGCTACGGCAACCTCGTGGTGATCGCCTCGATGTCGCCGCTACCGGAGGCGTCCCTCGACCGGCGGATGCGCACGCTGCCGGTGCCGGCGACACTGCTGGTCGGGGGGCGCCTCGGCGAACTCGTGGGCACCTTCCCACCGCTGCGGGACCCGAGCGCGCCGCCGGCGTCCTAG
- a CDS encoding SAV_6107 family HEPN domain-containing protein, translating to MVGTTAGQLLRRAQLELGQVHSDGDLAGSFLHAHMAALRAGAAVLALHPGHSTSRSRRRQVRSVWEQLGECGPEWEPWAAYFAQGAAVRAAIETGRPVDLSAHHVEEVVAAATDLVDRVAQVARERQPSAPALAS from the coding sequence ATGGTCGGAACGACAGCAGGGCAGTTGCTGCGCCGAGCGCAGCTCGAACTGGGGCAGGTCCACTCGGACGGCGATCTGGCCGGCTCCTTCCTGCACGCCCACATGGCGGCGCTGCGCGCGGGCGCCGCGGTGCTGGCCCTCCACCCCGGCCACAGCACCTCACGCTCACGCCGCCGGCAGGTGCGCAGCGTGTGGGAGCAGCTCGGCGAGTGCGGACCCGAGTGGGAGCCGTGGGCTGCCTACTTCGCGCAGGGGGCAGCGGTTCGGGCAGCGATCGAGACCGGGCGGCCCGTGGACCTGAGCGCGCACCATGTCGAGGAGGTGGTCGCCGCGGCCACCGACCTGGTCGATCGTGTCGCCCAGGTCGCGCGCGAGCGACAGCCCAGCGCCCCGGCGTTGGCGTCATGA
- the dinB gene encoding DNA polymerase IV gives MSRAPRSADARRDWGADDSQTPILHVDMDAFFASVELLQRPELRGRPVIVGGRHRGVVLAATYEARASGVHSAMPMTRARVLCPQAIVIPPDHGRYREMSRGVMRILGDITPVIEPLGIDEAFLDVSGARRRLGPPAAIAQALRARIAEELGLPASVGIASTKFVAKLASSHAKPDGMLLVPRAATVGFLHSLPVGALWGVGERTEAHLARLAIRTVADLAHTPADTLRAALGESGGRRLLDLAWGRDPRAVEPVRREKSIGHEQTFAENLRARGDLDAVLLDQAHRCAARLRSAELLAGGVAIKVRDADFTTLTRSRALDAPTDVAHELYRLARQLLAGVSVPAGGVRLLGLRCESLTEAARTAVQVRLDDAGTERRDAEVAMDRIRQRYGLSSLTAGSLLPVPTTENARGDLS, from the coding sequence GTGAGCCGTGCACCGCGGAGTGCCGACGCGCGACGCGACTGGGGAGCGGACGACTCCCAGACCCCGATCCTGCACGTGGACATGGACGCGTTCTTCGCCTCGGTGGAGCTGCTGCAGCGGCCGGAGCTGCGCGGCCGGCCGGTCATCGTCGGCGGGCGCCACCGGGGGGTGGTCCTGGCGGCGACCTACGAGGCCCGGGCGAGCGGAGTGCACTCGGCGATGCCGATGACGCGCGCCCGCGTGCTGTGCCCGCAGGCGATCGTGATCCCGCCCGACCACGGCAGGTACCGCGAGATGTCTCGCGGCGTGATGCGCATCCTTGGTGACATCACCCCGGTGATCGAGCCGCTGGGCATCGACGAGGCGTTTCTCGACGTCTCCGGTGCCCGCCGCCGGCTCGGGCCCCCGGCCGCGATCGCCCAGGCGCTGCGCGCCCGGATCGCCGAGGAGCTGGGACTGCCGGCATCGGTGGGGATCGCCTCGACGAAGTTCGTGGCGAAGCTCGCCTCGAGCCATGCCAAGCCCGACGGGATGCTGCTCGTGCCGCGCGCCGCGACGGTCGGGTTCCTGCATTCGCTCCCGGTCGGGGCGCTGTGGGGGGTCGGTGAGAGAACCGAGGCGCACCTCGCTCGGCTGGCGATCCGCACGGTCGCCGACCTGGCGCACACCCCCGCCGACACCCTGCGAGCGGCGCTGGGGGAGTCCGGTGGCCGGCGGCTGCTCGATCTGGCGTGGGGCCGTGACCCGCGCGCGGTCGAGCCGGTCCGGCGCGAGAAGTCGATCGGTCATGAGCAGACCTTCGCCGAGAATCTGCGCGCCCGTGGAGATCTGGACGCCGTCCTGCTCGACCAGGCTCACCGGTGTGCCGCCCGGCTCCGATCAGCCGAGCTGCTCGCCGGCGGTGTCGCGATCAAGGTGCGCGACGCGGACTTCACCACCCTCACCCGCTCCCGGGCGCTGGACGCTCCCACGGATGTGGCCCACGAGCTCTATCGCCTCGCACGCCAGCTCCTCGCCGGGGTCTCGGTCCCGGCCGGAGGTGTCCGGCTGCTCGGCCTACGGTGCGAGTCGCTCACCGAGGCCGCCCGCACCGCCGTCCAGGTCAGGCTCGACGATGCCGGCACCGAACGGCGCGATGCCGAGGTGGCGATGGACCGTATCCGGCAGCGGTACGGACTGTCCTCGCTGACGGCTGGATCTCTTCTTCCGGTCCCAACTACCGAGAATGCTCGCGGCGACTTATCCTGA
- a CDS encoding DUF3040 domain-containing protein — MLEQMEQQLRSDDPKLANAISGTAVRRPRNVVLGTLLGLAGVGMLVAGVATSYVILGIVGFLAMFAGVMLAISRPRGAAAHETHESNVRPLKQKTDGSFMSRLEERWDKRRDDSG; from the coding sequence GTGCTGGAGCAGATGGAGCAGCAGTTGCGCTCCGACGACCCCAAGCTGGCGAACGCGATCTCCGGCACGGCTGTGCGACGTCCGCGCAATGTCGTGCTCGGGACGCTTCTCGGCCTGGCGGGCGTCGGAATGTTGGTCGCGGGCGTGGCGACGTCCTACGTCATCCTGGGCATCGTGGGATTTCTGGCGATGTTCGCCGGTGTGATGCTCGCGATCTCGCGCCCACGCGGAGCTGCTGCGCACGAGACGCACGAGAGCAACGTGCGTCCCTTGAAGCAGAAGACGGACGGATCGTTCATGTCCCGGCTCGAGGAACGCTGGGACAAGCGACGCGACGACAGCGGCTGA
- a CDS encoding transglutaminase TgpA family protein, whose translation MIGLARTAAVAALILTSTATMSSLVAVSLWAPELVIVLVLVSAVLVALRSRTRRVLVPTLAALVLGTAVVHGWYSRQVAAVPGVPDADSIAYLDRLVREAIAHTQVVLPPITDQEGVGMLVVAGALLAFLLAELVAVGCRAPVWSMVPVLALWCVPVLLDARVGPVLLAANGAAFLAVLATSAAPQRAARATRADGPGGSGGRRRVPAWPIATGASLAVSLVLALVVAPSMAALPNPVRIHTPAELGQAQFTRLELGLDLRDDLLRRSEEEVITYTGMSPQELGPLHAYTMTEFDGSTWDRRREATDEVLPVEDERQLLWPEPVSRTSGESVTITVGDLRQDRLLLPGEPRTVSAPDGTSYDPGADELQVDRAEPGSSLTYEVTLHRRDLDPQLLRRSDPRAEQAEPELLELPGTGYAEDIGDLAREIVEDAGAETAYEEALALQNYLRDPAEFTYTESVTGVRTTDAVWDFLNDRRGYCVQFATTMVMLARSLDLPSRIAIGYLPGSGTDDGGAIGSHSAHAWPQIHFPGSGWVRFEPTPSQQTGTAPEWAPEQDEEQTEEPAEAQEPSAPPAEDPEEPAEETPEEDDPQAGAETPSGGARSADLQQWWALAAALVLSLGAAVASLWLGRRAALGRAGIEPAWRRTLVRLERAGVEVTAQSTPRAIAHAGHGVLDPAGARALEEFARAVEAERYGREQTQTPSEQITGWVRTIGAGLTPTR comes from the coding sequence GTGATCGGCCTCGCGCGCACGGCGGCCGTCGCTGCGCTGATCCTGACCAGCACCGCCACCATGTCCAGCCTGGTCGCGGTCTCGCTGTGGGCACCGGAGCTGGTGATCGTGCTCGTGCTCGTCTCCGCCGTGCTGGTGGCGTTGCGCTCGCGCACCCGCCGCGTGCTGGTGCCCACCCTCGCCGCGCTGGTGCTGGGAACAGCAGTGGTGCACGGCTGGTACTCGCGCCAGGTCGCGGCGGTGCCAGGAGTCCCGGACGCCGACAGCATCGCCTACCTCGATCGCCTCGTACGCGAGGCGATCGCTCACACACAGGTGGTCCTGCCCCCGATCACCGATCAGGAGGGCGTGGGGATGCTGGTGGTCGCCGGCGCCCTCCTCGCGTTCCTGCTCGCCGAGCTCGTGGCGGTGGGATGCCGCGCACCCGTGTGGTCGATGGTGCCGGTGCTGGCGCTGTGGTGCGTCCCGGTGTTGCTGGACGCCCGGGTGGGGCCGGTGCTGCTGGCAGCGAACGGGGCGGCGTTCCTGGCGGTCCTCGCCACCTCGGCTGCGCCGCAGCGCGCGGCACGTGCGACCCGTGCGGACGGGCCAGGCGGCTCAGGCGGACGGCGCCGTGTCCCGGCATGGCCGATCGCCACCGGCGCGAGCCTCGCGGTCAGCCTGGTCCTGGCGCTGGTGGTCGCCCCCTCGATGGCGGCCCTACCCAACCCGGTCCGCATCCACACCCCGGCCGAGCTCGGACAGGCACAGTTCACCCGGCTCGAGCTGGGGCTCGACCTGCGCGACGACCTGCTCCGGCGCTCGGAGGAGGAGGTGATCACCTACACGGGCATGTCCCCACAGGAACTGGGCCCGCTGCACGCCTACACGATGACCGAGTTCGACGGATCGACGTGGGACCGTCGCCGGGAAGCCACCGACGAGGTTCTGCCGGTCGAGGACGAGCGCCAGCTGCTCTGGCCCGAGCCGGTCAGCCGCACCTCCGGCGAGAGCGTCACCATCACCGTCGGCGATCTGCGTCAGGACCGTCTGCTGCTGCCCGGGGAGCCACGAACCGTGTCGGCGCCGGACGGCACCAGCTACGATCCCGGCGCGGACGAGCTCCAGGTCGACCGCGCCGAGCCGGGCAGTTCGCTCACCTACGAGGTCACGCTGCACCGGCGGGACCTGGACCCGCAGCTGTTGCGCAGATCCGACCCTCGCGCTGAGCAGGCCGAGCCGGAGCTGCTCGAGCTTCCCGGAACCGGGTACGCGGAGGACATCGGCGATCTCGCGCGCGAGATCGTCGAGGACGCCGGCGCCGAGACGGCCTACGAGGAGGCCTTGGCGCTGCAGAACTACCTGCGCGATCCGGCGGAGTTCACCTACACGGAGTCGGTCACGGGAGTGCGCACGACCGACGCCGTCTGGGACTTCCTCAACGATCGTCGCGGCTACTGCGTGCAGTTCGCGACCACGATGGTGATGCTCGCCCGCAGCCTGGACCTGCCGAGCAGGATCGCGATCGGCTACCTCCCCGGCAGCGGCACCGACGACGGCGGTGCGATCGGCTCGCACTCGGCCCACGCATGGCCCCAGATCCACTTCCCGGGCAGCGGATGGGTCCGGTTCGAGCCCACGCCCTCCCAGCAGACCGGGACGGCACCGGAATGGGCGCCGGAGCAGGACGAGGAGCAGACGGAGGAGCCGGCCGAGGCCCAGGAGCCGTCCGCACCCCCCGCGGAGGACCCGGAGGAACCGGCCGAGGAGACCCCGGAGGAGGACGACCCGCAGGCCGGGGCCGAGACGCCCTCGGGTGGCGCCCGCTCGGCGGATCTGCAGCAGTGGTGGGCCCTGGCGGCGGCCCTGGTCCTGAGCCTCGGCGCCGCGGTGGCGAGCCTGTGGCTTGGGCGGCGCGCAGCGCTGGGACGGGCCGGAATCGAGCCCGCGTGGCGGCGCACCCTCGTTCGGCTCGAGCGAGCCGGCGTCGAGGTCACGGCCCAGAGCACGCCCCGCGCGATCGCCCATGCGGGCCACGGCGTCCTCGACCCGGCCGGGGCCCGGGCACTGGAGGAGTTCGCCCGCGCGGTCGAGGCCGAGCGCTACGGCCGGGAACAGACGCAGACCCCGAGCGAGCAGATCACCGGCTGGGTGCGCACGATCGGCGCAGGGCTGACGCCCACGCGTTAG
- a CDS encoding DUF58 domain-containing protein: MRPTARGAGLLIAGAGLAFLASAMRSPEIATLAALALTAPVVSIVWLVGRRIIGPRPDLVRTIEPRRPHAGDLVQVQLGAGSRGSDAWTSLRERIPAGMNRESTTANGYLMRPPVRGVYSIGPAVIVRNDPLRLARSRYAAPGRDDLIVWPALTDLSGLVRAWADRLSAHAAAGRPDRTPDDLTLREYRPGDDLRRVHWRASARHGELLTRQDEPTQDQVAALVLDVGPAEPSGPATGTEWLVGAAASMTVAMIEYGFRVRTTATWSRAGGTVATDSVTIADTATALDVFARAQHPASTAALPSESGAALCLAALRAPSPETATALSAWTGRRMALLTDDRHDAATILAGAGWAVRVAGPGTAADDAWADLLGSHA, from the coding sequence ATGCGCCCGACCGCACGAGGGGCAGGTCTGCTGATCGCCGGGGCCGGCCTCGCCTTCCTCGCCTCCGCGATGAGGTCGCCGGAGATCGCCACGCTGGCGGCCCTCGCACTGACCGCTCCGGTGGTGAGCATCGTCTGGCTGGTAGGGCGGCGGATCATCGGCCCCCGGCCGGACCTGGTGCGCACCATCGAACCCCGACGGCCCCACGCGGGTGATCTCGTCCAGGTGCAGCTGGGGGCCGGCAGCCGCGGCTCCGACGCGTGGACGTCGCTGCGCGAGCGCATCCCGGCAGGGATGAACCGCGAGTCGACGACGGCGAACGGTTACCTGATGCGGCCCCCGGTCCGCGGCGTCTACTCGATCGGTCCGGCAGTGATCGTGCGCAACGATCCGCTCCGGCTCGCCCGCAGCAGATACGCGGCGCCCGGTCGCGACGACCTGATCGTGTGGCCGGCCCTGACCGATCTGAGCGGACTCGTGCGGGCGTGGGCCGACCGTCTCTCGGCCCACGCGGCGGCCGGCCGCCCGGATCGCACCCCGGACGATCTCACCCTCCGCGAGTACCGCCCCGGTGATGATCTGCGCCGGGTGCACTGGCGGGCCTCCGCCCGCCACGGCGAACTCCTCACCCGCCAGGACGAGCCCACGCAGGACCAGGTGGCCGCCCTCGTGCTCGACGTCGGACCGGCCGAGCCGAGCGGGCCTGCCACCGGGACCGAGTGGCTCGTCGGCGCGGCGGCGTCGATGACGGTCGCCATGATCGAGTACGGCTTCCGGGTGCGCACCACCGCGACGTGGTCCCGCGCGGGGGGCACGGTCGCCACCGACAGCGTCACCATCGCCGACACCGCCACCGCGCTCGACGTCTTCGCGCGCGCACAGCACCCGGCCTCCACCGCCGCACTGCCCTCCGAGTCCGGGGCAGCCCTCTGCCTGGCCGCCCTGCGCGCCCCCTCGCCCGAGACGGCGACGGCCCTGAGCGCATGGACGGGTCGGCGGATGGCGCTCCTGACCGATGACCGGCACGACGCAGCGACCATCCTGGCGGGTGCGGGCTGGGCCGTGCGCGTCGCCGGCCCGGGAACCGCCGCCGACGACGCATGGGCAGATCTGCTCGGGAGCCACGCGTGA
- a CDS encoding AAA family ATPase produces MTEQGTLTETALSIARLRDALETVVRGRPDAIRTTIATFLAEGHLLLEDVPGVGKTTLAKALAASVEGSVGRVQFTPDLLPGDLTGVTVYRQETGAFDFHPGPVFATVVIGDEINRASPKTQSALLECMAERQVTVDGATHDLPRPFMVIATQNPVEMEGTYALPEAQRDRFMAQISIGYPPATDELDLLTTGGESDPLTRVQPVLSLEDVRHAVSAARAVHASAQVLRYVLDLVRATREHPSLSLGASPRAGLHLMALARAVALMDGRDFVLPDDVQSLVQPVLGHRVMLTRAARLAHTGVDDVLAEVTSSVPVHR; encoded by the coding sequence ATGACCGAGCAGGGAACACTGACCGAGACCGCGCTCTCGATCGCCCGTCTCCGGGACGCGCTCGAGACCGTGGTGCGGGGACGCCCGGACGCGATCCGGACGACGATCGCAACCTTCCTGGCGGAGGGGCACCTGCTGCTGGAGGACGTGCCCGGGGTGGGCAAGACCACTCTCGCCAAGGCCCTGGCGGCGTCGGTGGAGGGGTCGGTGGGACGTGTCCAGTTCACGCCGGACCTGCTGCCGGGGGATCTGACGGGCGTGACGGTCTACCGCCAGGAGACGGGGGCGTTCGACTTCCATCCCGGCCCCGTGTTCGCCACCGTCGTCATCGGGGACGAGATCAACCGGGCCTCCCCCAAGACCCAGTCGGCACTGCTCGAGTGCATGGCCGAACGCCAGGTCACCGTCGACGGCGCCACGCACGACCTGCCGCGGCCGTTCATGGTCATCGCCACGCAGAACCCGGTCGAGATGGAGGGCACCTACGCCCTCCCCGAGGCACAGCGGGATCGCTTCATGGCACAGATCTCCATCGGCTATCCGCCTGCCACCGACGAGCTGGACCTGCTCACCACCGGTGGGGAGAGCGATCCCCTGACCCGCGTGCAGCCGGTGCTCTCCCTCGAGGACGTCCGGCATGCCGTGAGTGCCGCTCGGGCCGTGCATGCCTCTGCCCAGGTGCTGCGCTACGTCCTCGACCTCGTTCGTGCCACCCGCGAGCACCCCTCGCTCTCGCTCGGGGCCTCACCGCGCGCCGGCCTGCACCTGATGGCGCTCGCGCGCGCCGTCGCTCTGATGGACGGTCGCGACTTCGTCCTGCCCGACGACGTGCAGTCCCTGGTCCAGCCGGTGCTCGGGCACCGCGTGATGCTCACCCGCGCGGCACGCCTGGCGCACACCGGCGTCGACGACGTCCTCGCCGAGGTCACCTCGTCCGTCCCGGTCCACCGGTAG
- the mraZ gene encoding division/cell wall cluster transcriptional repressor MraZ, whose protein sequence is MFLGTYEPRLDDKGRLILPAKFREPMSAGIVITRGQDRCLYAYPRTEFERILARMQDASTTSKRNRDYMRVFLSGASDEIPDKQGRVTITGNLRNYAGLGRELAVIGAGTKVEIWDLQAWNTYLDENEQAFADISEEVLPGL, encoded by the coding sequence TTGTTCCTCGGCACGTATGAGCCGCGACTGGACGACAAGGGCCGCCTGATCCTGCCTGCGAAGTTCCGGGAGCCGATGTCGGCCGGAATCGTGATCACCCGTGGTCAGGACCGGTGCCTGTACGCCTATCCGCGTACCGAGTTCGAGCGGATCCTCGCCCGGATGCAGGACGCGTCCACCACGTCCAAGCGCAACCGGGACTACATGCGGGTGTTCCTCTCCGGCGCCTCGGACGAGATCCCGGACAAGCAGGGACGGGTGACCATCACGGGCAACCTGCGCAACTACGCGGGCCTCGGCCGTGAGCTGGCGGTCATCGGTGCCGGGACGAAGGTCGAGATCTGGGATCTGCAGGCCTGGAACACCTACCTGGACGAGAACGAACAAGCATTCGCCGACATCAGCGAGGAGGTCCTGCCCGGACTATGA
- the rsmH gene encoding 16S rRNA (cytosine(1402)-N(4))-methyltransferase RsmH produces the protein MTTSPDRHLPVLAQRCLDLLEPAVGTPGAVLIDATLGLGGHAEAALRRFPGLVVVGIDRDPEAIAAASRRLADFGERFVPVHAVYDEIAQVATVHAGGRAQGILFDLGVSSMQLDEAERGFSYAQDAPLDMRMDQSTGRTAAELLAQEPESELRRILYAYGEEKFAPRIARALVRARQERPVARSGELVDLVRANIPHAARRTGGNPAKRTFQALRIAVNAELEVLARAMPAALDSLALHGRIVVESYQSLEDRLVKRALAAGATSTAPPDLPVPLPEQEPTLRLLTRGAEQADDAERERNPRSASVRVRAAERIREGSPS, from the coding sequence GTGACGACATCGCCGGACCGGCACCTCCCCGTGCTGGCGCAGCGGTGCCTCGACCTGCTCGAGCCCGCGGTGGGAACACCCGGAGCGGTGCTCATCGATGCGACCCTCGGCCTCGGCGGACACGCCGAGGCCGCGCTACGTCGGTTCCCCGGCCTAGTGGTCGTGGGGATCGACCGGGACCCGGAGGCGATCGCCGCTGCGAGCCGCCGGCTGGCGGACTTCGGCGAGCGCTTCGTGCCCGTCCACGCCGTCTATGACGAGATCGCGCAGGTCGCGACCGTGCACGCCGGCGGTCGGGCTCAGGGGATCCTGTTCGATCTGGGTGTCTCGTCGATGCAACTGGACGAGGCAGAGCGCGGCTTCTCCTACGCCCAGGATGCTCCGCTGGACATGCGGATGGACCAGAGCACCGGGCGGACGGCGGCCGAGCTGCTGGCGCAGGAGCCGGAGAGTGAGCTGCGCCGGATCCTGTACGCCTACGGCGAGGAGAAGTTCGCCCCCCGGATCGCCCGCGCCCTGGTGCGCGCCCGGCAGGAGCGGCCCGTGGCGCGTTCCGGCGAGCTCGTCGACCTCGTCCGGGCGAACATCCCGCACGCCGCGCGCCGCACCGGCGGCAACCCGGCCAAGCGGACCTTCCAGGCGCTGCGCATCGCCGTCAACGCCGAGCTGGAGGTGCTGGCCCGCGCGATGCCGGCGGCCCTCGACTCGCTGGCCCTGCACGGTCGGATCGTCGTCGAGTCCTATCAGTCGCTGGAGGACCGCCTGGTCAAGCGAGCACTCGCTGCCGGGGCGACCTCGACCGCTCCCCCCGACCTCCCGGTCCCGCTGCCCGAGCAGGAGCCGACGTTGCGGCTGCTCACCAGGGGTGCCGAGCAGGCCGACGACGCCGAGCGCGAGCGCAACCCCCGCTCGGCGTCGGTGCGTGTACGGGCCGCCGAACGGATCCGCGAAGGGAGCCCCTCATGA